A genomic region of Colletotrichum destructivum chromosome 5, complete sequence contains the following coding sequences:
- a CDS encoding Putative phosducin, thioredoxin-like domain, Thioredoxin-like superfamily, whose protein sequence is MAAPMDQRIQVPIDDPNADTEWNDILRKHGVIPEKPPSPTPMIEEAIVEGRRLAHENRLEGKDLDELDELEDDEDEAFLELYRQRRMQELNNLTKKALHGTVYPISKPEYSREVTEASNNSPVFVNLTSSLGTNVESRVLTELWKQAAQEYGEIKFCEMRADKAIENYPERNCPTILVYKNGDIAKQVVTLMQMGGVRINMLQIDNLLVEVGAVPASDMRVAKRRRQAEDEEEEKAFGKGIRQGNVSRSKAHDSDDDEWD, encoded by the exons ATGGCTGCCCCCATGGATCAGAGAATACAGGTCCCGATCGATGACCCCAACGCAGACACCGAGTG GAACGACATCCTCCGGAAACATGGCGTCATCCCTGAGAAGCCGCCCAGCCCGACGCCCATGATCGAAGAGGCCATTGTCGAGGGACGCCGGTTAGCGCATGAGAACAGACTGGAGGGCAAGGATCTTGATGAGCTCGATGAgctggaggacgacgaagacgaggcatTCCTGGAGCTGTACCGCCAGCGCAGGATGCAGGAGCTCAACAACCTCACCAAAAAGGCCCTCCACGGCACCGTGTACCCGATCTCGAAACCCGAATATTCACGCGAGGTTACAGAAGCCTCCAACAACAGCcccgtcttcgtcaaccTGACATCGTCGCTGGGAACAAACGTCGAGTCGCGGGTGTTGACGGAGCTTTGGAAGCAGGCGGCCCAGGAATACGGCGAGATCAAGTTCTGCGAGATGCGCGCAgacaaggccatcgagaacTACCCCGAGCGCAACTGCCCCACAATCCTGGTCTACAAGAACGGCGACATTGCGAAGCAGGTCGTCACCCTGATGCAGATGGGAGGCGTCAGAATCAACATGCTGCAAATTGACAACCTcctggtcgaggtcggcgctGTTCCCGCGTCGGACATGCGCGTGGCCAAGCGCCGGCGACAGgccgaagatgaagaagaggagaaggcaTTTGGGAAGGGGATCAGGCAGGGTAATGTGTCCAGATCCAAGGCGCACGACagcgatgatgatgagtgGGACTGA
- a CDS encoding Putative ribonucleotide reductase inhibitor has translation MSAPRTKRPFAGASSDPTQRQITSFFTTRSGPAPPAESSPTPASDILPSEVQSNLLSVGMRVRKSVPEGYKTGTYSGFKLWSDASDHRDPVVRTTKAAGTLNNSTSTATRRSAAAQLELMPFCGINKVGGLASQPAHASEEEDCVPSLDDMPGLTSSQETVESVEDTASDPRSKKRFFADEDTNGPVQVWTSRTASLESELGSRSLTASGWANARPFAVPRKSRRKPDVEQENLVVDDFDEADFLVSPDADMSDA, from the coding sequence ATGTCGGCCCCGCGGACGAAGCGCCCCTTCGCCGGCGCATCAAGCGACCCAACCCAGCGCCAAATCACATCCTTCTTCACCACCCGTTCCGGTCCAGCACCCCCAGCTGAGTCCTCGCCTACCCCGGCCTCCGACATCCTCCCCTCCGAAGTACAGTCCAACCTCCTCTCCGTCGGCATGCGCGTGCGCAAGTCCGTGCCCGAGGGCTACAAGACGGGCACCTACAGCGGCTTCAAGCTGTGGAGCGATGCCTCGGACCACCGCGATCCCGTCGTCCGGACGACCAAAGCCGCCGGCACCTTGAATAACTCCACATCCACCGCTACCCGCCGCAGCGCTGCGGCCCAGCTTGAGCTTATGCCGTTCTGCGGCATCAACAAGGTCGGCGGTCTAGCGAGCCAGCCGGCGCACgccagcgaggaggaggactgCGTGCCTAGCTTAGACGACATGCCGGGTCTGACCAGCTCCCAGGAGACCGTCGAGAGCGTGGAGGACACGGCTAGTGACCCGCGGAGCAAGAAGCGTttcttcgccgacgaggacaccAACGGGCCTGTTCAGGTATGGACTAGCCGCACGGCATCGCTGGAGAGCGAACTTGGCTCGCGTAGCCTGACTGCGTCCGGGTGGGCAAATGCCCGTCCATTCGcggtgccgaggaagagcCGCCGTAAGCCTGATGTCGAGCAGGAGAActtggtcgtcgacgactttgacgaggccgacttTCTCGTCTCGCCGGACGCCGATATGAGCGATGCATAG
- a CDS encoding Putative ecdysteroid kinase, protein kinase-like domain superfamily yields the protein MASALIQSQQLSSNFTQLIPHTSSPDLNFNSGQFLLAAAAVSLTMTSLKEPRRVAEIMLAWLGLELVSLTELQTLWAGYGHICAIVARVADTDGAATSIRISPAIRQEPDGTYRLIIKLISPPRAKGKDEGHLRKMLSYEVEQYFYQEVAPRLAEDVAVAKCLASTLDMKARPRADELQGLTATIITDLRPQFPVAGEKRLVLNRRQVHAALDWLAKYHGSSWASLPDDLGRFVLPPLEEATRREAGNGAAGPKLWLNGGYTYLATRRKEYGSLCRDEYSEWSSAFCNPVDGSSHSIAEMVAEFLTPSGRPFETYIHGDVKSENLFTTQSGDKVAFFDFQYAGIGVGGCDIAKLFTCSVPVEMLTHHEDIPDQLPMGDGERALLEKYRETLIDQKPSGKGPADYNWATFVRHWETALVDWCRFQASWGFWGNTEWLEARVRHILSDEGWRNWLKSEVKGQ from the coding sequence ATGGCCTCGGCGCTCATTCAATCTCAGCAACTCTCATCCAACTTCACCCAACTCATCCCCCACACATCTTCGCCGGACCTCAACTTCAACTCGGGCCAATTTTTActtgcagcagcggcagtcTCTCTCACTATGACGTCTCTCAAGGAACCCCGGCGCGTTGCCGAGATCATGCTCGCCTGGCTgggccttgagcttgtctCCCTGACCGAGCTACAGACCCTCTGGGCCGGTTATGGACACATATGCGCCATCGTCGCGAGGGTCGCCGACACTGACGGTGCGGCCACATCCATCAGAATATCGCCCGCGATCCGGCAAGAACCAGACGGCACATACCGCCTCATCATTAAGCTCATCTCACCGCCCCGCGCCAAGGGGAAGGACGAGGGCCACCTGCGGAAGATGCTGAGCTATGAGGTCGAGCAGTATTTCTATCAAGAAGTGGCGCCGCGCTTGGCTGAAGATGTCGCGGTCGCGAAGTGCCTCGCTTCGACTCTGGACATGAAGGCGAGGCCACGGGCGGATGAGTTGCAAGGGCTCACGGcgaccatcatcaccgaccTTAGGCCGCAGTTCCCAGTCGCGGGAGAGAAAAGACTAGTGCTTAATCGTCGTCAGGTACACGCTGCGCTAGATTGGTTGGCCAAGTATCACGGCAGCTCTTGGGCTTCTCTACCGGACGACCTTGGCCGGTTCGTGCTACCACCGCTTGAGGAGGCAACACGGAGGGAGGCCGGCAACGGAGCCGCCGGCCCCAAGTTGTGGCTGAACGGTGGTTACACATATCTCGCAACACGAAGGAAGGAATACGGGTCGCTGTGCAGGGACGAGTACTCGGAGTGGTCGTCCGCCTTTTGCAACCCTGTCGACGGCTCATCACACTCGATTGCCGAAATGGTGGCCGAGTTCCTGACGCCCTCGGGTAGGCCATTCGAGACCTACATCCACGGCGACGTCAAGTCCGAGAACCTCTTCACGACCCAGTCTGGCGACAAAGTAGCCTTCTTCGACTTCCAGTACGCCGGGATCGGAGTCGGTGGCTGCGACATCGCAAAGCTGTTCACCTGCTCAGTTCCTGTTGAGATGCTGACGCACCACGAGGATATTCCCGATCAGCTTCCCATGGGAGACGGCGAAAGAGCTTTGCTAGAAAAGTACCGGGAGACGCTTATCGACCAGAAGCCGTCAGGAAAAGGCCCTGCAGACTACAACTGGGCCACGTTCGTGCGACATTGGGAGACTGCTCTCGTTGACTGGTGTCGTTTCCAGGCGTCGTGGGGATTTTGGGGGAACACGGAATGGCTTGAAGCCAGAGTGCGTCATATACTTTCTGACGAGGGTTGGAGGAATTGGTTGAAGAGCGAAGTGAAGGGACAGTAG
- a CDS encoding Putative peptidase M20, bacterial exopeptidase dimerization domain-containing protein, translating to MDGHSTTTASIADLLAAAPVDTAKYETLYKHFHTHPELSNLEAQTAKTVAEQLSQLQAFDITTDIGGHGLVGVLENGPGNTILLRADIDALPIKEATGLPYASTVTMLDAEGIMRPVMHACGHDMHMACLIAAAERLVKLKQEWSGTLVVLFQPAEERGTGAKAMVDDGLYDKHKVPVPDFVLGQHVMAMRAGSVGSKAGTIMAGADSMKITLSGLGGHGSQPHRTVDPAVMAAHVVVRLQSIVSREINPSDISVITVGSLHAGQTENVIADSAEIGLDIRSVRPETREKLLASIRRVVEAECEASGATAAPVFQMTRHLPVTVNDESMTTTLAAGFREHFGSDFDANITATTISEDFSVLATSQGKPCAFWHWGGIEEGLWDQKLKEGRLEEIPANHTARFAPVIQPTLQTGIDALCVAALTFFRKKL from the exons ATGGACGGACACTCTACGACAACTGCCAGCATAGCCGACCTGCTCGCTGCTGCACCAGTAGACACGGCCAAATATGAGACACTTTACAAGCACTTCCACACACACCCTGAACTCTCCAATCTTGAGGCTCAGACTGCCAAAACTGTTGCAGAGCAACTATCGCAGCTCCAAGCTTTCGATATCACCACCGACATCGGCGGGCACggtctcgtcggcgtcctcgagaaCGGTCCGGGTAATACCATTCTCCTGCGCGCTGACATAGATGCGCTCCCGATCAAGGAGGCCACCGGTCTTCCATACGCCAGTACGGTCACCATGCTTGACGCCGAAGGCATCATGCGGCCTGTGATGCACGCCTGTGGGCACGATATGCATATGGCGTGTCTCATTGCGGCCGCTGAGCGGCTGGTCAAGCTGAAGCAGGAGTGGAGCGGTACGCTGGTTGTGCTGTTCCAACCTGCGGAGGAGCGTGGTACGGGAGCGAAGGCCATGGTAGATGATGGACTCTATGACAAGCACAAGGTCCCCGTGCCGGACTTTGTGCTTGGCCAACATGTCATGGCGATGCGGGCGGGTAGCGTAGGGTCAAAGGCAGGGACAATCATGGCCGGAGCGGATAGCATGAAGATTACACTGTCTGGTCTTGGGGGTCACGGTTCGCAA CCCCATCGAACGGTCGACCCTGCTGTGATGGCGGCCCATGTGGTAGTGCGTCTTCAGTCAATTGTCAGCAGGGAAATCAACCCGAGTGACATCTCCGTCATCACGGTCGGCAGTCTGCATGCCGGCCAGACGGAGAACGTCATTGCAGACTCGGCGGAGATCGGCCTCGACATCCGCAGCGTTCGGCCGGAGACGCGCGAGAAGCTCCTGGCCTCGATCAGACGAGTTGTGGAAGCCGAGTGCGAAGCGAgcggcgcgacggccgcGCCGGTGTTCCAGATGACGCGGCATCTGCCCGTCACCGTGAACGACgagtcgatgacgacgacgctggcAGCTGGCTTCAGGGAGCACTTTGGGAGCGACTTTGATGCGAACATCACGGCGACGACCATCTCGGAGGACTTCTCGGTCCTCGCAACGTCGCAGGGCAAGCCGTGCGCTTTCTGGCACTGGGGCGGGATTGAAGAAGGGCTGTGGGATCAGAAACTGAAGGAAGGGAGATTGGAGGAGATCCCAGCAAACCACACGGCCAGATTTGCGCCTGTCATACAGCCTACATTGCAGACGGGCATTGATGCTCTCTGTGTGGCTGCTCTCACGTTCTTCAGGAAGAAGTTATAA
- a CDS encoding Putative leucine-rich repeat domain superfamily — MSDEPTLPSLRSSISWNAQTERFSNNPRKRRYNFRNHSVAPPSWSNSSDPAVFSSDDDPGLDNYVEGRRKKKKYVGSWFHQQPASSSDSATGEPRPALRGKRTLKRDLDSGVWMGSDSTDGDDSIMMPDLPTQSRLPQLNLAPPRRRNVVSAEELEARERIQQCLDAGNEYIDLSTMGLKTLSDATIRPLSEFSCIPIVAEGVPFEQKDPTLQLYLYRNPLIRLPGAIFDLQHLTVLSLRGCRLRELPPAIGKMRSLRTLNLAQNLLRYLPAELLGLMAAPSSLEELLLQGNHFFQAAERPRLADLETLGGSEDSELVEAWKPGFDGVAARFAARSPVHYLDSSGFSHSEFRLDPEAVIVQTDRQDGEEGSASAAAPSSSAPYHSKSAGRCVASAKGSRVPSLMELALRSAYRSSDLNELPNYIPDSLGHLQALLERAADQREVGGLTCSVCRKPFVAPTTQWLEWWQVCLVESRQKEDGYAVRARPWTDLDEENDGAVPFLRRGCSWKCGPAHVKEGQWTI, encoded by the exons ATGTCCGACGAGCCGACGCTGCCCAGCCTGCGCTCGTCCATCTCGTGGAACGCGCAGACGGAGCGCTTCAGCAACAACCCCCGGAAGCGCAGATACAACTTTAGAAACCACTCGGTCGCGCCACCGTCATGGTCCAACTCGAGCGAccccgccgtcttctccagcGATGACGACCCGGGCCTGGACAACTACGTGGAAGGGcggcggaagaagaagaagtacgTCGGCTCTTGGTTTCACCAGCAgcccgcgtcctcctccgacTCGGCCACGGGGGAgccgcggccggcgctgAGGGGCAAGCGGACGTTGAAGCGCGACTTGGACAGTGGTGTGTGGATGGGCAGCGACAGCACGGATGGTGACGACAGCATCATGATGCCCGACCTGCCGACCCAGTCGAGGCTGCCCCAGCTGAACCtggcgccgcctcgccgtcgcaacgtcgtctcggccgaggagctcgaggcgcGGGAAAGGATCCAGCAGTGCCTGGACGCCGGCAACGAGTACATTGATCTCTC CACGATGGGACTCAAGACGCTCTCCGATGCCACCATTCGCCCCCTGTCCGAGTTCTCCTGCATCCCCATCGTAGCCGAAGGCGTCCCGTTCGAACAGAAGGACCCGACTCTGCAGCTCTATCTCTACCGCAACCCTTTGATCAGACTGCCCGGTGCCATCTTCGATCTGCAGCACCTGACGGTGCTTTCGCTTCGCGGGTGCCGACTGAGAGAGCTGCCCCCGGCCATTGGCAAGATGCGGAGCCTGCGAACCCTGAACCTTGCGCAGAACCTGCTCAGATACCTCCCCGCTGAGCTGCTCGGCCTCATGGCCGCCCCCTCCAgcctggaggagctgctaTTGCAGGGCAACCACTTCTTtcaggccgccgagcgccCGCGCCTCGCCGATCTGGAAACCCTCGGCGGCTCGGAGGACTCGGAGCTGGTCGAGGCGTGGAAGCCGGGCTTCGATGGGGTCGCGGCGAGGTTCGCTGCGCGGTCGCCGGTGCACTACCTGGACAGCTCGGGCTTCTCGCACTCGGAATTCCGCCTTGACCCGGAGGCCGTCATCGTGCAGACAGATCGACAGGACGGTGAAGAAGGAAGcgcgtccgccgcggcgccgtcttcgtcggcacCATATCACTCCAAGTCCGCCGGGAGATGCGTGGCGAGCGCCAAGGGCAGCCGCGTGCCCAGCCTGATGGAGCTGGCGCTGCGCAGCGCTTACAGGAGCTCCGATTTGAACGAGCTCCCCAACTACATCCCTGATTCGCTGGGTCACCTGCAGGCCTTACTGGAGCGGGCCGCGGACCAGCGCGAGGTGGGCGGGCTCACGTGCTCCGTGTGCAGGAAGCCCTTTGTGGCGCCAACCACGCAGTGGCTAGAGTGGTGGCAGGTTTGCCTGGTGGAGAGCCGGCAAAAGGAGGACGGTTACGCCGTCAGGGCCAGGCCGTGGAccgacctggacgaggagaacgacggcgccgtcccgTTTTTGAGGAGGGGTTGCTCGTGGAAGTGTGGTCCTGCCCACGTCAAGGAGGGACAGTGGACGATCTGA
- a CDS encoding Putative RNA 3'-terminal phosphate cyclase: MSRKPIEIDGRTGEGGGQLVRVAIALAAVTSQPVRITHVRGNRPSRGGGHGGRGSSSEGGGLKAQHVTAIRWLAETTEADVEGLAVGSSTLTFAPRLPPPAALAGKPRTLKIDGDTFAASTLLILQAVLPFLLYATADDDPSAPIELEITGGTNVAWSLSYEYLDQVLLPRLEASFGVRVGRTLKKRGWSLGPQTRGSILLTIHPLRPGCTLRLLDRSHGMLAAADDDGGPPGSEVRHVDVSIIAPSHTHADMQDALARALASSLPDAEVHFKIVEDSGHDARVYVLLVARSASGHRWGRDALMSIPKKGRQREPVTSLVSRRVVGDLMKELAVPESTADEFLQDQLVVFQALAEGATSFPRLPSPEGADVEGLGQDVAQLGSGERMRRDRADRPFGHGSLHAQTARWVTSEILPSVEWFNKGTVCKGVGTKFG; this comes from the exons ATGTCTCGCAAACCCATCGAAATCGACGGCCGAACaggagagggcggcggccagctggtacgcgtcgccatcgccctcgccgccgtcacctcgCAACCGGTTCGAATCACCCACGTCCGTGGCAACCGGCCTTCACGCGGGGGCGGACacgggggaagggggagcAGCAGTGAAGGCGGAG GTCTCAAGGCCCAACACGTCACCGCTATTCgctggctggccgagacGACAGAAGCAgacgtcgagggcctcgccgtTGGCAGCAGCACCCTCACCTTCGCCCCGCGgctccctcccccggccgccctcgccggcaaaCCTCGCACCCTCAAGATCGACGGCGACACCTTCGCCGCAAGCACCCTCCTTATCCTCCAGGCCGTCCTGCCGTTCCTCCTCTACGCCACGGCCGATGACGACCCCTCGGCTCCCATCGAGCTGGAGATCACCGGCGGCACCAACGTCGCCTGGTCCCTTTCTTACGAGTACCTCGACCAAGTCCTCCTCCCGCGCCTCGAGGCCTCCTTTGGCGTCCGCGTCGGCCGCACCCTGAAGAAGCGCGGCTGGAGCCTGGGCCCACAGACTAGGGGCTCCATCCTCCTGACGATTCACCCCCTGAGACCGGGCTGCACGCtgcgcctcctcgaccgttCTCACGGAatgctcgccgccgccgacgacgacggtggcccCCCTGGCTCCGAGGTCCGGCACGTGGACgtctccatcatcgccccCTCGCACACGCACGCTGACATGCAGGACGCCCTGGCGCGCGCCCTCGCCTCGTCCTTACCGGACGCCGAGGTCCACTTCAAAATTGTCGAGGACTCGGGCCACGACGCGCGCGTGTACGTTCTCCTCGTGGCACGGTCTGCTTCGGGGCACCGATGGGGCCGCGACGCGCTCATGTCGATCCCGAAAAAGGGGCGGCAGAGGGAGCCCGTCACATCGCTGGTCTCGCGGAGGGTGGTCGGCGACCTGATGAAGGAGCTCGCGGTACCGGAGTCTACGGCGGACGAGTTCCTGCAGGaccagctcgtcgtcttccaggcGCTGGCTGAGGGCGCGACGTCGTTCCCGCGGCTTCCATCGCCCGAGGGCGCTGACGTGGAAGGTCTGGGGCAGGACGTGGCGCAGCTGGGCTCGGGGGAGCGGATGAGGAGGGACAGGGCGGACAGGCCGTTCGGTCACGGCAGCTTGCATGCCCAGACGGCGAGGTGGGTGACGTCGGAGATCCTGCCGTCGGTGGAATGGTTCAACAAAGGGACGGTCTGCAAGGGCGTAGGAACGAAGTTCGGTTGA
- a CDS encoding Putative short-chain dehydrogenase/reductase SDR, NAD(P)-binding domain superfamily, protein MTETVLVFGASGNVGVAAIIGALSANRHVIAVVRNQSSAEKMFKQVGRRESITVVEADITSEESVKSIVDQVRREILPSFQHVWASPGGIYWDTSILDLETSAIREAMTINFETYIFAYRATVPYLLEQGFTGSTWTMCTGGSGDTGYRVAPAVTQGALFSFAVAAARDNEKTNIRFNEVYLAYRVQFEVETGNQTFAGIHMTTSKDFAPLYEKLLDRADIRSSRVKALSPEDVLKLSYEKKFSD, encoded by the exons ATGACCGAAACAGTTCTTGTGTTCGGCGCTTCTGGCAACGTTGGCGtggccgccatcatcggTGCTCTGAGCGCCAATCGCCATGTCATCGCCGTTGTACGAAACCAGTCCAGTGCAGAGAAGATGTTCAAACAAGTTGGAAGACGTGAGAGCATCACTGTTGTTGAAGCAGATATAACCTCAGAAGAGTCGGTAAAGAGTATCGTCGACCAAGTCCGTAGAGAGATCCTTCCATCCTTCCAGCACGTCTGGGCATCAC CCGGCGGAATTTATTGGGATACTTCAATTCTCGATCTTGAAACCTCTGCTATTCGGGAGGCCATGACGATCAACTTTGAGACTTACATCT TCGCCTATCGAGCCACCGTTCCCTACCTTCTCGAGCAGGGTTTTACGGGCAGTACCTGGACGATGTGCACAGGAGGCTCAGGCGATACGGGCTATCGTGTCGCTCCGGCTGTGACACAAGGGGCGCTCTTCAGCTTTGCCGTCGCGGCTGCTCGTGATAACGAGAAGACAAACATCCGATTCAACGAAGTCTATCTCGCTTATCGTGTACAATTCGAAGTGGAAACGGGGAACCAGACCTTTGCAGGGATCCATATGACAACTTCCAAAGACTTTGCGCCTTTGTACGAAAAGCTCTTGGATAGAGCTGACATAAGGAGCAGCCGCGTGAAAGCTCTGTCCCCTGAGGATGTTCTGAAGCTTTCTTATGAGAAGAAGTTCAGCGATTGA
- a CDS encoding Putative NmrA-like domain, NAD(P)-binding domain superfamily, with translation MKVAVVGATGETGGSIINGLLEHPSPFEITAFTRHSSLQSSANEALRARGINVQPLDLAGDHAALVTALTGVETLISAVNFAGLVSEPALATAAKAAGVARFVPCFFATVAPPKYVFALRDVKEDNLNHIKKLRLPYTVLDIGWWYQSTLPLLPSKRNAYAHVGTHDLIVGTGTVKSAHSDLADIGRLLARVILDSRTLNKSVFGFGELISQNEIYDLFDRLSGETILRTYIDEEAIIRNLDTPVDGEVGSPEWYKRMRYEYWYSWGVRGDNTPEVARYLGYLDARELYPDFKPRPLEEYVKEVLAGKAKVIYAEMRAAIAASLSEAE, from the exons ATGAAGGTTGCAGTCGTCGGCGCCACTGGCGAAACTGGTGgctccatcatcaacggccttctcgagcatccctcccccttt GAAATAACAGCGTTTACCCGCCACTCCTCCCTCCAGAGCTCTGCCAACGAAGCTCTCCGCGCCCGCGGCATCAACGTCCAGCCTCTAGACTTGGCCGGCGACCATGCCGCCCTAGTCACTGCCCTCACCGGTGTCGAAACCCTCATCTCCGCCGTCAacttcgccggcctcgtctccGAGCCAGCcctggccaccgccgccaaggccgccggcgttgcTCGCTTCGTCCCCTGCTTCTTTGCTACCGTCGCGCCCCCTAAATATGTCTTTGCTCTCCGTGACGTTAAAGAAGATAACCTTAACCACATCAAGAAGCTCCGCCTCCCCTACACCGTCCTTGACATCGGCTGGTGGTACCAGAGCACTttgcctctcctcccctccaagCGCAATGCCTACGCTCACGTCGGCACTCATGATCTCATCGTCGGCACTGGCACCGTCAAGTCCGCTCATagcgacctcgccgacataGGCCGCCTCCTCGCTCGCGTCATTCTTGACTCGCGCACCCTTAACAAGTCCGTGTTCGGCTTTGGGGAGCTAATCTCTCAGAACGAGATCTACGACCTCTTTGACCGCCTTAGCGGCGAGACTATACTTCGGACGTATAtcgacgaggaagccatTATTCGGAACCTGGATACGCCGGTTGACGGGGAAGTCGGCTCGCCCGAGTGGTACAAGCGAATGCGATACGAGTACTGGTACAGTTGGGGCGTGCGCGGCGATAACACGCCCGAGGTGGCGCGGTACCTGGGCTACCTTGACGCGCGGGAGCTGTATCCCGATTTCAAACCGCGGCCGCTTGAGGAGTACGTGAAGGAGGTGTTGGCGGGGAAGGCCAAAGTGATCTATGCGGagatgagggcggcgatTGCAGCTAGTCTATCAGAAGCCGAGTGA
- a CDS encoding Putative Thioredoxin domain, peroxiredoxin, peroxiredoxin, AhpC-type, Thioredoxin-like superfamily has translation MSSAFVQRPAPGFKATTVFPGGEFKDINLSDYLGQWVVLLFYPLDFTFVCPTEIIQYNDALPRFRALNTAVLGISTDSHFSHLAWTEKPRKQGGLGADLELPLVADKSHKISRDYGVLIEDEGVALRGLFIIDPKGVLRQITVNDLPVGRNVEETIRLVEAFQFTDEHGEVCPAGWQNGSKGMKADPKGSLEYFAAQGETNGHANGNGQKRLRVD, from the exons ATGTCTTCCGCCTTCGTCCAGCGCCCTGCCCCCGGCTTCAAGGCCACCACCGTCTTCCCCGGCGGCGAGTTCAAGGACATTAACCTGTCCGACTACCTGGGCCAATG GGTCGTCCTTCTCTTCTACCCGCTCGACTTCACCTTCGTCTGCCCGACCGAGATCATCCAGTACAACGACGCGCTCCCCCGCTTCCGCGCCCTCAAcaccgccgtcctcggcatctcgACCGACTCCCACTTCTCCCACCTCGCCTGGACCGAGAAGCCCCGCAAgcagggcggcctcggcgcggaCCTCGAGCTGCCCCTCGTCGCTGACAAGTCGCACAAGATCTCGCGCGACTACGGCGTGCtgatcgaggacgagggcgtcgcccTGCGCGGCCTGTTCATCATCGACCCCAAGGGCGTCCTGCGCCAGATCACCGTCAACGACCTGCCCGTCGGCCGCAACGTCGAGGAGACcatccgcctcgtcgaggccttcCAGTTCACTGATGAGCACGGCGAGGTGTGCCCCGCCGGCTGGCAGaacggcagcaagggcatGAAGGCCGACCCCAAGGGCAGCCTTGAGTACTTCGCCGCCCAGGGCGAGACCAACGGACacgccaacggcaacggccagAAGCGTTTGAGGGTCGACTAA
- a CDS encoding Putative zinc-binding ribosomal protein: MEQDVEERRAQGEQLHCARQNAPRFTELYAAGPIRELFAIGDGKCGGFCQRRSHPPNNPPSLRVQPESTPNTIRFPSSPPHSHRHPINQPISSVKMVLAVDLLNPSPAAEARKHKLKTLVPAPRSFFMDVKCPGCFTITTVFSHAQTVVICQGCTTVLCQPTGGKARLTEGCSFRRK; the protein is encoded by the exons ATGGAGCAGGATGTCGAAGAA CGTAGGGCTCAAGGTGAGCAGCTGCACTGCGCCAGGCAGAATGCCCCGCGCTTCACCGAGCTCTACGCCGCTGGCCCCA TACGCGAACTTTTCGCCATTGGAGATGGAAAGTGCGGAGGATTTTGCCAGCGACGCTCCCATCCACCGAACAATCCGCCATCTCTGCGAGTGCAGCCAGAATCTACTCCCAACACCATCAGATTCCCGTCAAGTCCACCGCACTCGCACCGACACCCGATCAATCAACCGATCAGTTCAGTCAAGATG GTTCTCGCCGTTGATCTCCTCAACCcctccccggccgccgaggcccgcaAGCACAAGCTCAAG ACCCTTGTGCCTGCCCCCCGCTCCTTCTTCATGGACGTCAAGTGCCCCGGCTGcttcaccatcaccaccgtcTTCTCCCACGCCCAGACCGTCGTCATCTGCCAGGGATGCACCACTGTCCTGTGCCAGCCTACCGGTGGTAAGGCGAGACTCACCGAGGGCTGCTCTTTCCGCAGAAAGTAA